The following coding sequences are from one Lujinxingia litoralis window:
- a CDS encoding ZIP family metal transporter, with translation MPEWVLVLVLATITALATGLGPLPLIWVEKENKTLLAHGTAIAAGLMLSASFNLVNEGIATGVWRTTGGLLIGLVFIYLSDRWLEGRDIEFADLQGAGATQALIFLGVMTLHSFAEGISVGVAFGGGQTFGVLIAIAIAVHNIPEGLAIGVGMVPRGMPWWKASLWSIFSSLPQPLLALPAYLFVETFRPALPVGLGIAAGAMIWMVVAELIPNALQDGERMPIAATLTVSVAAMTAFQALFSGM, from the coding sequence ATGCCCGAGTGGGTTCTCGTACTGGTACTCGCAACGATCACCGCGCTCGCCACGGGGCTCGGGCCGCTGCCGCTGATCTGGGTCGAGAAAGAAAACAAAACCCTGCTGGCGCACGGCACCGCGATCGCCGCCGGCCTGATGCTCTCGGCGAGCTTCAACCTGGTGAACGAAGGCATCGCTACCGGGGTCTGGCGCACCACCGGCGGGCTACTCATCGGTCTTGTCTTCATCTACCTCAGCGATCGCTGGCTTGAGGGGCGAGATATCGAATTTGCCGACCTCCAGGGGGCAGGTGCCACCCAGGCCCTGATCTTTTTGGGCGTCATGACCCTTCATTCCTTCGCCGAGGGCATCAGCGTCGGCGTGGCCTTTGGCGGTGGCCAGACCTTTGGAGTCCTCATCGCCATCGCCATCGCCGTCCACAACATCCCCGAGGGCCTGGCCATCGGCGTGGGCATGGTCCCCCGCGGCATGCCCTGGTGGAAGGCCTCCCTCTGGAGCATCTTCTCCAGCCTCCCCCAGCCCCTCCTCGCGCTCCCGGCCTACCTCTTCGTCGAGACCTTCCGCCCCGCCCTCCCCGTCGGATTGGGCATCGCCGCCGGCGCCATGATCTGGATGGTCGTCGCCGAACTCATCCCCAACGCGCTCCAGGATGGCGAGCGCATGCCCATCGCCGCCACCCTCACCGTGTCGGTCGCGGCGATGACGGCGTTTCAGGCGCTCTTTAGTGGGATGTGA
- a CDS encoding cupin domain-containing protein, whose protein sequence is MSHLPTADDLIARHDLQPHPGGGYFSETWRATLTLPPGTLPDDGTPRQAGSAIYYLLRADQRCDRHRLAADELWFHLLGDPLILFLESPRGDTHQLTLGPTADLIFQALAPANYWQSAHQVPGPVGYALMATVAVPGFDFDDLELSAR, encoded by the coding sequence ACGACCTCATCGCTCGCCACGACCTGCAGCCCCACCCCGGAGGCGGCTACTTCAGCGAGACCTGGCGCGCCACCCTCACTCTGCCCCCCGGCACCCTCCCCGACGACGGCACTCCCCGTCAGGCCGGCTCCGCCATCTACTACCTCCTCCGAGCCGACCAGCGCTGCGATCGCCACCGACTCGCCGCAGACGAGCTCTGGTTTCACCTGCTGGGCGACCCGCTCATCCTCTTCCTGGAATCTCCCCGCGGCGACACCCATCAACTCACTCTGGGCCCCACCGCCGATCTCATTTTCCAGGCCCTGGCCCCGGCCAACTACTGGCAGTCCGCCCACCAGGTCCCGGGCCCTGTGGGCTACGCGCTCATGGCCACCGTCGCGGTCCCCGGCTTTGATTTTGACGACTTGGAACTCTCCGCCCGCTGA